From one Magnolia sinica isolate HGM2019 chromosome 18, MsV1, whole genome shotgun sequence genomic stretch:
- the LOC131233233 gene encoding 21 kDa protein-like codes for MERVPRATIISVLLFSLLCFESTALPAPSTHQPVHKRTGATDFIKASCSATRYPALCVQSLSVYARAIRKSSKQLAQAALSVSLGRARSASAYVSKMSGAKGMRPRDHAAMKDCVENMGDSIDRLARSIRELGRTGRARSGSFLWHVSNVQTWVSAALTDENTCMDGFAGPAMSRNVRAAVRRRVVNVAQVTSNALALVNRYAKRP; via the coding sequence ATGGAACGTGTCCCGCGCGCCACCATCATTTCGGTGCTCCTCTTCTCTTTGCTCTGCTTCGAGAGCACTGCCCTTCCTGCCCCTTCCACTCACCAACCTGTTCACAAACGAACCGGCGCTACGGATTTCATCAAGGCCTCTTGCAGCGCGACACGCTATCCTGCGCTGTGCGTGCAGTCCCTCTCCGTCTACGCCCGTGCCATCCGGAAGAGCTCGAAGCAGCTGGCGCAGGCCGCGTTGTCCGTGAGCCTCGGCCGGGCCCGGTCCGCCTCGGCATATGTGTCGAAGATGTCGGGCGCCAAAGGCATGAGGCCGCGCGACCACGCTGCGATGAAGGACTGTGTCGAGAACATGGGGGACAGCATCGACCGGCTGGCACGGTCTATCCGCGAGCTGGGGAGAACCGGCCGGGCCAGGTCAGGGAGCTTCCTGTGGCACGTGAGCAACGTGCAGACGTGGGTGAGCGCCGCGCTGACCGACGAGAACACTTGCATGGACGGCTTCGCCGGGCCGGCCATGAGCCGGAACGTGAGGGCCGCGGTCAGGCGTAGGGTCGTCAACGTGGCGCAGGTTACCAGCAATGCTCTCGCGCTCGTGAACCGGTACGCCAAGAGGCCGTAA